The Medicago truncatula cultivar Jemalong A17 chromosome 4, MtrunA17r5.0-ANR, whole genome shotgun sequence genome includes a region encoding these proteins:
- the LOC11409323 gene encoding short-chain dehydrogenase PC-15: MSEQKIVLVTGCAKGGIGYEYCKAFAEKNCRVIASDISSRIKDMSDFESDNNIETLELDVSSDQSATSAVDTIISKYGRIDILVNNAGIGSTGPLAELPLDTIRKTLEINTLGQLRMVQQVVPHMALKKSGTIVNVGSVVGNISTPWAGSYCASKSAIHAMSNSLRLELKPFGINVVLVMPGSIRSNLGKANLEKLSDYDWKLYKDFKEAISERARASQGGKATDGRVFARHVVNKILANKPPKQIIFGHLTGLFALLSWSPLWVRDMFFSSRFGLDRKV; encoded by the coding sequence atgagtgaACAAAAAATTGTTCTAGTGACCGGTTGTGCCAAAGGTGGCATTGGCTATGAGTATTGCAAAGCATTTGCCGAGAAAAATTGTCGCGTCATAGCCTCTGACATCTCAAGTCGGATAAAAGACATGTCAGATTTTGAGTCAGATAACAACATAGAGACACTCGAACTTGACGTTTCATCTGATCAAAGCGCTACTTCAGCCGTGGACACTATTATATCAAAATACGGACGTATCGACATTCTAGTTAATAACGCCGGAATAGGTAGCACAGGTCCATTAGCCGAATTACCACTAGacactattagaaaaacattggAAATTAACACGTTGGGACAACTAAGAATGGTGCAACAAGTTGTGCCTCACATGGCTCTGAAAAAAAGTGGAACCATAGTTAATGTTGGAAGTGTAGTTGGGAATATTTCAACACCATGGGCAGGGTCATATTGTGCTAGTAAAAGTGCTATTCATGCAATGTCAAATAGTTTGCGGTTAGAATTGAAGCCATTTGGGATCAATGTTGTTTTGGTTATGCCTGGATCCATTAGATCAAATTTAGGGAAAGCTAATTTGGAGAAATTAAGTGATTATGATTGGAAGCTTTATAAGGATTTTAAGGAAGCTATATCGGAGAGAGCAAGAGCTTCTCAAGGTGGAAAAGCAACGGATGGTAGAGTTTTTGCTAGACATGTTgttaataaaattttggcaaataAACCACCTAAGCAAATTATTTTTGGTCACTTGACTGGTTTGTTTGCCTTGCTTTCTTGGTCTCCTCTTTGGGTTAgagacatgtttttctcatcACGTTTTGGCCTTGATAGAAAGGTTTGA